A genomic stretch from Arthrobacter sp. KBS0702 includes:
- a CDS encoding acyl-CoA thioesterase II, with protein MSPTSEILLSALELTPAEPEFLDEAYTATTQYVPWPKAYGGDMVAQAAAAAMRSVGEDRSLHSMHSYFMRPADIGAEVRYEVERLRDGRGYSTRQVRAYQGGKTVYVAMASFHAEEAGEEFARAMPAGIPAPESLPSSADVLEGVDGDAAAYWSGGRSFDMRHVPGAVYLSVEGEQVPHQAVWVKAFDRLPDDPDLQRAALAYVCDYTILEPVLRVHGYAWGDPGLVTASLDHAMWFHREGRVDDWLLYVQEAVSAQASRGLAQGHFYDPGGRLLATVVQEGMIRMSTAP; from the coding sequence ATGAGCCCCACCTCGGAAATCCTGCTGTCCGCCCTCGAGCTGACGCCGGCCGAGCCGGAGTTCCTCGACGAGGCCTACACCGCCACAACGCAGTATGTGCCCTGGCCCAAGGCCTACGGCGGGGACATGGTGGCCCAGGCCGCAGCCGCCGCGATGCGCTCGGTGGGGGAGGACCGGTCGCTGCACTCGATGCACAGCTACTTCATGCGTCCGGCGGACATCGGTGCCGAGGTCCGTTACGAGGTGGAGCGGCTGCGCGACGGTCGGGGCTATTCCACCCGGCAGGTCCGTGCGTACCAGGGCGGGAAGACCGTCTATGTGGCCATGGCCTCCTTCCACGCGGAGGAAGCCGGCGAGGAATTCGCCCGGGCCATGCCGGCCGGCATCCCGGCTCCGGAGTCGCTGCCGTCCTCCGCGGACGTGCTCGAGGGCGTCGACGGCGACGCCGCGGCCTACTGGTCCGGCGGGCGCAGTTTCGACATGCGGCACGTCCCCGGCGCCGTCTACCTCAGCGTCGAGGGGGAACAGGTGCCGCACCAGGCCGTCTGGGTGAAGGCCTTCGACCGGCTGCCGGACGATCCGGACCTGCAGCGGGCGGCCCTGGCCTACGTTTGCGACTACACCATCCTCGAACCCGTGCTCCGGGTCCACGGCTACGCGTGGGGGGATCCGGGCCTGGTTACGGCCAGCCTCGACCACGCCATGTGGTTCCACCGTGAGGGGCGGGTGGATGACTGGCTGCTCTACGTTCAGGAAGCCGTGTCCGCCCAGGCCAGCCGCGGCCTGGCGCAGGGGCACTTCTACGACCCGGGCGGCCGGCTGCTGGCCACCGTGGTCCAGGAAGGCATGATCCGGATGTCGACGGCTCCGTAG
- a CDS encoding bifunctional salicylyl-CoA 5-hydroxylase/oxidoreductase codes for MKIAIIGGGPGGLYFAALMKQLDPAHEVTVWERNAASDTFGFGVVFSDETLGGIGNADTVIAEYMSKRFARWTDIDIHFNGEQHTVGGQGFAAMSRKELLELLQRRCAELGVDLRFSTLAPDVEELSRDYDLVLAADGLNSAVRSRFADVFRPSLDLRKSKYMWLGTDLVFEAFKFFVKETEHGVMQIHGYPYSDEGSTFIVEMHEDVWRSAGFDATEGQVFRPGESDEAAVDAIRTLFADELEGHEVLVNNSKWINFTTVRNETWRHGNIVLLGDAAHTAHFSIGSGTKLAMEDSLALAACLHEHSDLGAALEAYETERRPVVESTQRAAQASLEWFENIGMYKDQNPVQFCFNLLTRSRRITYDNLKLRDPEFAARVDEEFARTQGITGSAPAMFQPYRIGGLELKNRIVVSPMDMYSATDGVPGDFHLVHLGSKALGGAGLVMTEMVCVSETGRITPGCSGLYNEAQQESWRGITDFVHQRSAAAIGVQLGHSGRKGSTRLMWEGIDEPLADCGWETVGPSAIPYGPGSPTPRELGRADMDRIRDEFVASAERAAAAGFDLLELHCAHGYLLSSFLSPLANRRTDEYGGSLENRLRYPLEVFDAVRAAWPADKPLTVRLSASDWAPGGNDEHDAVAIARAFVEHGADGIDVSSGQVVKDEKPAYGRSYQTPFADRIRQEVAHKAGVAVIAVGAVSSYDDVNSILLAGRADLCALGRTHLFDPQWTLHAAAEQDYRGPGAAWPQQFRAGSRKPPAARTDAVRPRLALVREPEAAGLPTHLRWTPAKVPAAV; via the coding sequence ATGAAAATCGCAATCATCGGCGGCGGTCCCGGCGGACTGTATTTCGCCGCCCTCATGAAGCAACTGGACCCGGCGCACGAGGTCACCGTCTGGGAACGCAACGCCGCGAGTGACACCTTCGGCTTCGGCGTGGTGTTCAGCGACGAAACCCTCGGCGGGATCGGCAATGCGGACACCGTGATAGCCGAGTACATGTCCAAGCGCTTCGCCCGCTGGACTGACATCGACATCCACTTCAACGGCGAGCAGCACACCGTCGGCGGGCAGGGCTTCGCCGCGATGAGCCGCAAGGAACTGCTGGAACTGCTGCAGCGCCGCTGCGCCGAGCTCGGCGTCGACCTGCGCTTCAGCACCCTGGCGCCCGACGTCGAGGAGCTCAGCCGGGACTACGACCTGGTCCTCGCTGCCGACGGGCTCAACTCCGCCGTCCGTTCGCGCTTCGCCGACGTCTTCCGGCCCAGCCTTGACCTGCGGAAGTCCAAGTACATGTGGCTCGGCACGGACCTGGTGTTCGAGGCGTTCAAGTTCTTCGTCAAGGAGACCGAGCACGGAGTGATGCAGATCCACGGCTACCCGTACTCGGACGAGGGCAGCACCTTCATTGTGGAAATGCACGAGGACGTCTGGCGCAGCGCCGGCTTCGACGCCACCGAAGGGCAGGTGTTCCGGCCGGGAGAAAGTGACGAGGCCGCCGTGGACGCCATCCGCACCCTCTTCGCGGACGAACTGGAGGGCCACGAGGTCCTGGTCAACAACTCCAAGTGGATCAACTTCACCACGGTCCGCAACGAGACCTGGCGGCACGGGAACATCGTGCTGCTCGGCGACGCCGCGCACACCGCGCACTTCTCCATCGGCTCCGGCACCAAGCTGGCCATGGAGGACTCGCTGGCCCTCGCGGCCTGCCTGCACGAGCACAGCGACCTCGGGGCCGCCCTGGAGGCCTACGAAACCGAGCGCCGGCCCGTGGTCGAATCCACGCAGCGCGCGGCGCAGGCCTCGCTGGAATGGTTCGAGAACATCGGCATGTACAAGGACCAGAACCCCGTGCAGTTCTGTTTCAACCTGCTCACCCGCAGCCGCCGGATCACCTACGACAACCTCAAGCTCCGCGACCCCGAGTTCGCGGCCCGGGTGGACGAGGAATTCGCGCGCACCCAGGGCATCACGGGCAGCGCCCCCGCCATGTTCCAGCCGTACCGGATCGGCGGCCTGGAACTGAAGAACCGGATCGTTGTCTCTCCGATGGACATGTACTCCGCCACCGACGGCGTCCCGGGCGACTTCCATCTGGTCCACCTCGGCAGCAAGGCCCTCGGCGGCGCCGGCCTGGTGATGACCGAGATGGTCTGCGTCTCCGAGACCGGCCGCATCACCCCCGGCTGCAGCGGACTCTACAACGAGGCCCAGCAGGAGAGCTGGCGCGGGATCACCGACTTCGTGCACCAGCGCTCCGCCGCGGCGATCGGCGTGCAGCTGGGACACTCCGGCCGCAAGGGCTCCACCAGGCTCATGTGGGAAGGCATCGACGAGCCGCTGGCCGACTGCGGCTGGGAAACCGTGGGCCCCTCGGCCATCCCTTACGGCCCGGGCAGCCCCACCCCGCGTGAGCTCGGCCGCGCCGACATGGACCGGATCCGGGACGAATTCGTCGCTTCCGCCGAGCGGGCCGCGGCCGCCGGCTTCGACCTGCTGGAACTGCACTGCGCCCACGGCTACCTGCTCTCCTCCTTCCTCTCGCCGCTGGCCAACCGGCGCACCGACGAGTACGGCGGATCGCTGGAGAACCGGCTGCGCTACCCGCTGGAGGTCTTTGACGCCGTCCGGGCCGCCTGGCCGGCGGACAAACCACTCACCGTTCGGCTCTCCGCCAGTGACTGGGCCCCCGGCGGCAACGACGAGCACGACGCCGTCGCCATTGCGCGGGCCTTCGTGGAGCACGGCGCCGACGGCATCGACGTCTCCTCGGGACAGGTGGTCAAGGACGAGAAGCCGGCCTACGGCCGCAGCTACCAGACCCCGTTCGCGGACCGGATCCGGCAGGAGGTCGCGCACAAAGCCGGTGTGGCCGTGATCGCCGTCGGCGCCGTGTCCTCCTACGACGACGTCAACTCGATCCTGCTGGCGGGCCGGGCGGACCTCTGCGCCCTGGGCCGTACGCACCTATTCGATCCGCAGTGGACCCTGCATGCGGCGGCCGAGCAGGACTACCGCGGTCCCGGTGCGGCCTGGCCGCAGCAGTTCCGCGCCGGCAGCCGGAAACCGCCGGCCGCCCGGACCGACGCCGTCCGGCCGCGGCTGGCCCTGGTGCGGGAGCCGGAGGCCGCCGGCCTGCCGACGCACCTGCGCTGGACGCCGGCGAAGGTGCCGGCCGCGGTCTAG
- a CDS encoding thiamine pyrophosphate-binding protein, with amino-acid sequence MLVASQGSAAAPEDASGVPSRQPAAATVAQLVGRTLAALGVGHVFGVVGSGNFEVANALRQAGVPFTAARHEGGAATMADAYSRMSGRVGVVTTHQGCGLSNAITGIGEAAKSRTPLIVLTADTQASAVRSNFKIDQDALARSVGAVSERIHSPATAVADTLRAFRTARNERRTVVLNLPLDVQAAPAPAAAAQPATVAEAQPVRAAAASVRRLAHLIHAAERPVFVAGRGARAAREELLGLAAHAGALVATSAVANGLFQGEEFNLGISGGFSSPLSAELIQGADLIVGWGCALNMWTMRHGHLISDGTAVVQVDVEDAALGANRPVDLGVVGDAALTAADVLAELRTLQPEPAERYRTAPNAAAIAARSRWNDVETPDLSGQARIDPRVLSRELDSILPADRIVSIDSGNFMGYPSTYLAVPDEFGFCFTQAFQSIGLGLATAIGAALARPDRMPVLGAGDGGFLMGISELETAVRLELPLVCIIYNDAGYGAEVHHFGAGAAAGDGSDADPAVDLGTVTFPDTDIAAIARGFGADGATVRSVADLEQVRDWVRSGPARPLVIDAKIASDGGAWWLAEAFKGH; translated from the coding sequence ATGCTAGTAGCTTCACAAGGTTCGGCCGCCGCACCCGAAGACGCCAGCGGCGTCCCGTCACGGCAGCCGGCTGCGGCGACCGTCGCCCAGCTCGTGGGGCGCACCCTGGCCGCCCTCGGCGTCGGGCACGTCTTCGGCGTGGTCGGCAGCGGCAACTTCGAGGTGGCCAACGCCCTGCGCCAGGCCGGAGTCCCGTTCACGGCGGCCCGGCACGAGGGCGGCGCCGCGACCATGGCCGACGCGTACTCGCGGATGTCCGGGCGGGTGGGCGTCGTCACCACCCACCAGGGCTGCGGGCTCAGCAACGCGATCACCGGAATCGGGGAAGCCGCCAAGAGCCGCACGCCGCTGATAGTGCTGACGGCCGACACCCAGGCCTCCGCGGTCCGGTCCAACTTCAAGATCGACCAGGACGCCCTCGCCCGCAGCGTCGGGGCGGTGAGCGAGCGGATCCACTCCCCGGCAACCGCCGTCGCGGACACCCTCCGGGCCTTCCGCACGGCCCGGAACGAGCGCCGCACCGTGGTGCTCAACCTGCCGCTGGACGTCCAGGCCGCCCCGGCCCCCGCCGCGGCCGCGCAGCCGGCCACCGTCGCCGAGGCCCAGCCCGTGCGTGCGGCCGCCGCCAGCGTCCGGCGCCTCGCGCACCTGATCCACGCCGCCGAGCGCCCGGTCTTTGTGGCCGGCCGCGGTGCCCGGGCGGCGCGGGAGGAGCTGCTCGGCCTCGCCGCCCACGCCGGCGCCCTCGTGGCCACGTCCGCGGTGGCAAACGGGCTGTTCCAGGGTGAGGAGTTCAACCTCGGGATCTCCGGCGGGTTCTCCTCACCGCTGAGCGCCGAGCTGATCCAGGGAGCCGACCTGATTGTCGGCTGGGGCTGCGCCTTGAACATGTGGACCATGCGGCACGGCCACCTGATCTCCGACGGAACCGCGGTGGTCCAGGTCGACGTCGAGGACGCCGCGCTGGGCGCCAACCGGCCCGTGGACCTGGGCGTGGTGGGTGACGCCGCGCTGACCGCCGCGGATGTCCTCGCCGAACTCCGGACGCTCCAGCCGGAGCCCGCCGAGAGGTACCGCACCGCACCCAACGCGGCGGCCATCGCCGCCCGCTCGCGCTGGAACGACGTCGAAACGCCGGACCTCTCCGGGCAGGCAAGGATCGATCCCCGGGTGCTGAGCCGCGAACTGGACTCGATCCTGCCCGCGGACCGGATCGTCTCGATCGACTCCGGCAACTTCATGGGCTATCCCAGCACGTACCTGGCGGTCCCGGACGAGTTCGGCTTCTGCTTCACCCAGGCCTTCCAGTCGATCGGGCTGGGCCTGGCCACGGCGATCGGCGCCGCGCTGGCCCGGCCGGACCGGATGCCCGTCCTCGGGGCCGGGGACGGCGGGTTCCTGATGGGCATCAGCGAACTGGAGACCGCCGTCCGGCTGGAGCTGCCACTGGTCTGCATCATCTACAACGACGCCGGCTACGGGGCCGAAGTCCACCACTTCGGCGCGGGCGCCGCGGCCGGCGACGGTTCCGACGCCGATCCCGCCGTCGATCTCGGCACCGTGACGTTCCCGGACACAGACATCGCGGCGATCGCCCGTGGCTTCGGGGCGGACGGGGCGACGGTCCGCAGCGTGGCGGATCTGGAACAGGTCCGCGACTGGGTACGGAGCGGTCCCGCCCGTCCGCTGGTGATCGATGCCAAGATCGCTTCCGACGGCGGTGCGTGGTGGCTCGCGGAGGCCTTCAAGGGCCACTGA
- a CDS encoding aromatic acid/H+ symport family MFS transporter encodes MTQSMSTELRTEATPRWKGHAVLILCFVAIVFDGYDLVVYGSTVPTILKFQDWGVNAAQAGLIGSLALVGMLIGTLSVGILTDKLGRRRIMLACIAWFSICMLLTAFAPSAEIFGLLRFLTGLGLGGIVPTCIALTVEYARKERRQIANAVMFSGYSVGGVAASLLAINLLQHVDFRWMYAMGALPLVTLLPVAWKLLPESVAYLARKQRIEEARATADRYGLVYSDIVTAEDVKTGDEAPKSAMKTLFTRKWIRSTVLFALANFCGLLLVYGLNTWLPQIMRQAGFQLGDALTFLLVLNAGAIIGSISASVLADRIGIRKVVTASFLLAFVAILMLSLQLPLAMLLVIVAFAGLGSVGTQILVGGYCATHYPQSLSATALSWSLGIGRIGAICGPLIGGLIAGMAFGWQLNFYMFAAFAVIGAVVVFAVPKLTRD; translated from the coding sequence ATGACGCAGTCAATGTCGACTGAGTTGCGCACCGAGGCCACGCCCCGCTGGAAGGGCCATGCGGTCCTGATCCTGTGCTTCGTGGCCATTGTCTTTGATGGCTACGATCTGGTGGTCTACGGTTCCACCGTTCCCACGATCCTGAAGTTCCAGGACTGGGGTGTCAACGCGGCCCAGGCCGGGCTGATCGGCAGCCTCGCCCTTGTCGGAATGCTGATCGGCACGCTCTCCGTCGGGATCCTGACCGACAAGCTGGGCCGCCGCCGCATCATGCTCGCCTGCATCGCCTGGTTCTCCATCTGCATGCTGCTCACCGCCTTCGCACCGTCCGCCGAGATCTTCGGCCTCCTGCGGTTCCTGACCGGCCTGGGCCTGGGCGGCATCGTGCCGACCTGCATCGCGCTGACGGTGGAGTACGCCCGCAAGGAGCGCCGCCAGATCGCCAATGCCGTGATGTTCAGCGGGTACTCCGTGGGCGGCGTTGCCGCCTCGCTGCTCGCCATCAACCTCCTGCAGCACGTGGACTTCCGCTGGATGTACGCCATGGGTGCCCTTCCCCTCGTCACCCTGCTGCCCGTCGCCTGGAAGCTGCTCCCCGAATCGGTGGCGTACCTGGCCCGCAAGCAGCGCATCGAAGAGGCCCGGGCCACCGCGGACCGCTACGGCCTGGTGTACTCGGACATCGTGACCGCCGAGGACGTCAAGACCGGCGACGAGGCGCCCAAGTCGGCCATGAAGACCCTCTTCACCCGCAAGTGGATCCGCTCCACCGTGCTGTTCGCACTCGCCAACTTCTGCGGGCTGCTGCTGGTCTACGGCCTGAACACCTGGCTCCCGCAGATCATGCGGCAGGCCGGCTTCCAGCTCGGGGATGCGCTGACGTTCCTGCTGGTCCTCAACGCGGGCGCGATCATCGGCTCCATCAGCGCCTCCGTGCTGGCGGACCGGATCGGCATCCGCAAGGTGGTGACGGCATCGTTCCTCTTGGCGTTCGTTGCGATCCTCATGCTGAGCCTGCAGCTCCCGCTGGCGATGCTGCTCGTCATCGTCGCCTTCGCCGGCCTCGGCTCGGTGGGAACCCAGATCCTGGTGGGCGGCTACTGCGCCACGCACTACCCGCAGTCCCTCAGCGCCACCGCCCTGAGCTGGTCGCTGGGCATCGGGCGCATCGGCGCCATCTGCGGACCGCTGATCGGCGGACTGATCGCCGGCATGGCCTTCGGCTGGCAGCTCAACTTCTACATGTTCGCGGCCTTCGCCGTGATCGGCGCCGTTGTGGTGTTCGCGGTGCCGAAGCTGACGCGGGACTAG
- a CDS encoding CAP domain-containing protein, with translation MLKKFAVAALCALTLVSPAAVPMLPSAAPSSASSPAAAPAARPAATEPAVPAAAPAASVNAPTAPGRQDPAAGAPRASEAARQAPPAVAPPATSAPAANPAGAAPAGAAPAGTETAGTGVPAAAAPAGPPETPLIPPLSATDADLRAAAGRVQAAPEVSAQALVQDSNASQVLAVFNAINAYRSSLGLAPVKYNTTVAGMSQEWSNNIATREVIEHRASFWTDPRALNPTNGAGEVIAVSWTRDAAQLVEWWKSSPAHDAILRDPRFNVIGIGITFTDGNWQTTPNRYAMWGVVNFFGYSFLPAGTTTSPGAPIGAPVPVPSVCDPAVRHMPPTRDLSAAAIKSGSDLLSVNEYGQLLNSPSLGGRSYGAPVVIGGGFASALQVFLTDWDRDGVYDVLAQWSDGRVTLHAGLAAGGFRPAVTLGQSGWAGMTAAVGQWCSTNRLPQLMALDGSGNLWLYQNPGLGDLSQRTLVGTGIAATRLSMVDFDADGFQDLLALQANGDVLLYRGAGVPAPRSEARRVVASGWSDVTAVRSLRDVTGLNSTGLALRRGSDAVQYWDLSKGTLSSPSYLYGNWAGIRLAQ, from the coding sequence GTGTTGAAGAAGTTTGCCGTGGCTGCGCTGTGTGCGCTGACCTTGGTCTCGCCGGCCGCTGTGCCCATGCTCCCTTCTGCCGCGCCTTCGTCCGCCAGCAGCCCCGCCGCTGCGCCCGCGGCCCGGCCGGCAGCCACCGAGCCCGCAGTGCCGGCGGCAGCACCAGCCGCGTCTGTCAACGCCCCGACCGCCCCGGGCCGCCAAGACCCTGCAGCGGGCGCACCCCGGGCCTCTGAGGCCGCCCGGCAGGCACCGCCTGCCGTCGCCCCGCCCGCAACGAGCGCCCCCGCAGCCAACCCCGCAGGCGCCGCCCCGGCAGGCGCCGCCCCGGCCGGCACCGAGACCGCCGGCACCGGGGTTCCCGCCGCCGCGGCGCCCGCGGGTCCGCCAGAGACGCCCTTGATTCCGCCGTTGTCCGCCACGGATGCGGACCTCCGCGCCGCCGCCGGCAGGGTGCAGGCCGCACCGGAGGTGTCGGCCCAGGCCCTCGTCCAGGACAGCAATGCCAGCCAGGTCCTCGCGGTTTTCAATGCCATTAATGCCTACCGGTCCTCCCTGGGACTGGCTCCGGTGAAGTACAACACCACCGTGGCGGGAATGTCCCAGGAGTGGTCCAACAACATTGCCACCAGGGAAGTGATCGAGCACCGCGCCAGCTTCTGGACCGACCCGCGTGCGCTGAACCCCACTAACGGGGCAGGAGAAGTCATCGCCGTCAGCTGGACCCGGGACGCCGCGCAGTTGGTCGAGTGGTGGAAATCCTCGCCGGCCCACGACGCGATCCTCCGGGATCCGCGCTTCAACGTCATCGGCATCGGCATCACCTTCACCGACGGGAACTGGCAGACCACGCCCAACCGCTACGCGATGTGGGGCGTCGTGAACTTCTTCGGCTACAGCTTCCTGCCGGCCGGAACCACAACCTCGCCGGGGGCCCCCATCGGAGCCCCCGTCCCGGTGCCGAGCGTCTGCGATCCCGCCGTCCGGCATATGCCGCCGACCAGGGATTTGAGTGCTGCCGCGATCAAGAGCGGCAGCGACCTGCTGTCCGTGAATGAGTACGGCCAGCTGCTGAACAGCCCCTCACTGGGCGGCCGAAGCTACGGCGCGCCGGTGGTGATCGGCGGCGGCTTTGCCTCCGCCCTGCAGGTCTTCCTCACCGACTGGGACCGGGACGGCGTCTACGACGTCCTGGCGCAATGGAGCGACGGCCGCGTCACGCTCCACGCCGGGCTGGCCGCGGGCGGCTTCCGGCCGGCGGTGACCCTGGGCCAATCCGGCTGGGCCGGCATGACCGCGGCCGTGGGCCAGTGGTGCTCCACCAACCGGCTGCCCCAATTGATGGCGCTCGACGGCTCCGGCAACCTGTGGCTGTACCAGAACCCGGGCCTTGGCGACCTTTCGCAGCGGACCCTGGTGGGCACCGGGATCGCCGCCACCCGCCTCTCCATGGTGGACTTCGACGCCGACGGCTTCCAGGACCTCCTGGCCCTCCAGGCCAACGGCGACGTGCTGCTGTACCGCGGCGCCGGAGTTCCCGCGCCACGGTCCGAGGCCCGCCGCGTGGTGGCCAGCGGATGGTCCGACGTGACCGCGGTCCGCTCACTGCGGGACGTCACCGGACTCAACTCAACGGGGCTGGCCCTGCGCCGGGGCAGCGACGCCGTGCAGTACTGGGACCTGAGCAAGGGAACGCTGTCGTCGCCGTCGTACCTCTACGGGAACTGGGCCGGCATCCGGCTCGCCCAGTAG
- a CDS encoding thioesterase family protein encodes MNPTQSLPCAATTATLVRTIEWVDTDAAGHQHNSAVLRFVEACEAQLFRDLGLPGYFPSAPRVRHELNYRAKLYFGQPVTTTVVVEKIGRTSMTFSFEVWGEAFDGEPRALAAHGSFVTAHVARGATAASPWPAELTAKITARQG; translated from the coding sequence GTGAACCCCACCCAGTCCCTCCCCTGCGCTGCCACGACGGCGACTCTGGTGCGGACGATTGAGTGGGTGGATACGGATGCTGCCGGACACCAGCACAATTCGGCGGTGCTGCGCTTTGTGGAGGCCTGTGAAGCCCAGCTGTTCCGGGACCTCGGCCTGCCGGGGTATTTTCCGTCGGCTCCGCGGGTTCGCCACGAGCTCAACTACCGGGCGAAGTTGTACTTCGGCCAGCCGGTCACCACCACCGTAGTGGTGGAAAAAATCGGCCGCACGTCGATGACGTTCAGCTTTGAGGTCTGGGGCGAGGCGTTCGACGGCGAACCCCGCGCCCTGGCCGCCCACGGCTCCTTCGTGACGGCCCACGTGGCCCGCGGCGCAACGGCCGCGAGCCCGTGGCCCGCAGAGCTGACGGCCAAAATCACCGCCCGCCAGGGCTAA
- a CDS encoding AMP-binding protein, translating to MELTPSAHQDSFARDNLPPAEQWPTLEFTLPELQYPQQLNAASVLIDDAVRRFGADRPALLTPDGTVWSYGELQRHANQAAQVLVEDLGIVPGNRVMLRSPNNPWLVAAWLGALKAGAVVVTVMPALRAKELRTLLKLTRPAAALCDHRFLDDLAQAAGNDVPVLAMGGSTGTDLTARCAAKSGEFDAVPTAADDVALLGPTSGTTGTPKITMHFHRDILANADTFARHILKPTAEDVFAGSPPLAFTFGLGGLVVFPLRFGASALLTERTTPVELAQAVHNAKATILFTAPTAYKAILKERAEGLLATLRTAVSAGEHLPVETWHAVHERTGLKLINGIGATEMLHVFISAAGEDIRDGATGTAIPGYRATILDEDGRELGEDAVGRLAVIGPTGCRYLNDSRQADYVVNGWNVTGDTFRRDGDGYFYYQARSDNMIVSSGYNIGAPEVEAAIDQHPDVVENAVVGRPDPERGSLVCAFIVLREGVPADDAKRKEIQDFVKQAIAPYKYPRQVNFVDALPRNPSGKLQHFRLREQLATELPAPEPQNA from the coding sequence ATGGAACTGACGCCCTCGGCGCACCAGGACAGCTTTGCGCGTGACAATCTGCCGCCGGCAGAGCAGTGGCCCACACTGGAGTTCACCCTCCCGGAGCTGCAGTACCCGCAGCAGCTCAACGCCGCCAGCGTGCTGATCGACGACGCCGTCCGCCGCTTCGGCGCGGACCGCCCGGCCCTGCTCACCCCGGACGGCACGGTCTGGAGCTACGGGGAGCTGCAGCGCCACGCCAACCAGGCGGCGCAGGTCCTCGTGGAGGACCTCGGAATCGTCCCCGGCAACCGCGTGATGCTGCGCTCGCCGAACAATCCGTGGCTCGTCGCGGCCTGGCTCGGCGCGCTGAAGGCCGGCGCCGTCGTCGTCACCGTGATGCCGGCCCTGCGCGCCAAGGAGCTTAGGACGCTGCTCAAGCTGACCCGGCCGGCCGCCGCCCTGTGCGACCACCGGTTCCTGGACGATCTGGCCCAGGCTGCCGGAAACGACGTGCCGGTGCTGGCCATGGGGGGCAGCACCGGCACGGACCTCACTGCGCGGTGCGCCGCCAAGAGCGGAGAGTTCGACGCCGTCCCGACGGCGGCGGACGACGTCGCGTTGCTGGGCCCGACCTCTGGGACTACCGGCACGCCGAAGATCACCATGCACTTCCACCGCGACATCCTCGCCAATGCGGACACCTTCGCCCGGCACATCCTCAAGCCCACCGCGGAGGACGTGTTCGCGGGCTCACCCCCGCTGGCCTTCACCTTCGGCCTCGGCGGGCTCGTGGTGTTTCCGCTGCGCTTCGGCGCGTCAGCGCTGCTGACCGAGCGCACCACCCCGGTGGAACTGGCCCAGGCCGTGCACAACGCGAAGGCCACCATCCTGTTCACCGCCCCGACCGCCTACAAGGCCATCCTCAAGGAACGCGCGGAAGGACTGCTGGCCACGCTCCGCACCGCCGTGTCCGCCGGCGAGCACCTGCCCGTCGAAACCTGGCACGCCGTGCACGAACGGACCGGGCTGAAACTGATCAACGGCATCGGCGCGACCGAGATGCTGCACGTCTTCATTTCGGCCGCCGGCGAGGACATCCGCGACGGCGCCACCGGGACGGCCATCCCCGGCTACCGCGCCACCATCCTGGACGAGGACGGCCGGGAACTGGGCGAGGACGCCGTTGGCCGGCTCGCCGTGATCGGGCCCACCGGCTGCCGCTACCTCAACGATTCCCGGCAGGCGGACTACGTGGTCAACGGCTGGAACGTCACCGGCGACACCTTCCGCCGCGACGGCGACGGCTACTTCTACTACCAGGCCCGCTCGGACAACATGATCGTCTCCTCCGGCTACAACATCGGCGCGCCCGAGGTGGAGGCGGCGATCGACCAGCACCCGGACGTGGTGGAGAACGCCGTCGTCGGCCGGCCCGACCCGGAGCGCGGCAGCCTGGTCTGCGCCTTCATCGTGCTCCGCGAGGGGGTGCCGGCCGACGACGCGAAGCGCAAGGAAATCCAGGACTTCGTCAAGCAGGCCATCGCCCCGTACAAGTACCCGCGGCAGGTGAACTTCGTCGACGCGCTGCCCCGGAACCCCAGCGGGAAACTCCAGCACTTCCGGCTGCGGGAGCAGCTGGCCACCGAACTCCCCGCTCCAGAACCCCAGAACGCCTGA
- the dcd gene encoding dCTP deaminase yields the protein MLISDRDIRTEIDSQRIVLEPFDPEMVQPSSVDVRIDRFFRLFDNHKYAHIDPAEDQPELTRLVEVDAGEPFILHPGEFVLGSTYETVTLPDDIAARLEGKSSLGRLGLLTHSTAGFIDPGFSGHVTLELSNMATLPIKLWPGMKIGQLCFFRLSSAAEHPYGSGEYGNRYQGQRGPTASRSHLNFHRTDI from the coding sequence GTGCTGATCTCTGACCGCGACATTCGTACCGAAATCGATTCCCAGCGGATTGTGCTGGAGCCGTTCGACCCTGAGATGGTTCAGCCGTCGTCGGTGGACGTGCGGATTGACCGGTTCTTCCGGCTGTTCGACAACCACAAGTACGCGCACATCGACCCGGCCGAGGACCAGCCCGAGTTGACCCGCCTGGTGGAGGTCGACGCGGGGGAGCCGTTCATCCTGCATCCGGGCGAGTTCGTGCTGGGCTCCACCTACGAGACCGTCACCCTGCCGGACGATATCGCGGCGCGGCTGGAGGGCAAGTCCTCGCTGGGCCGTCTTGGACTGCTCACGCACTCGACCGCGGGGTTCATCGATCCGGGATTCTCGGGTCACGTGACCCTGGAACTCTCCAACATGGCGACGCTGCCGATCAAGCTGTGGCCGGGCATGAAAATCGGCCAGCTGTGCTTCTTCCGGCTGAGCTCCGCCGCCGAGCACCCGTACGGGTCCGGCGAGTACGGCAACCGATACCAAGGCCAGCGCGGCCCGACGGCGAGCCGCAGCCACCTGAACTTCCACCGCACCGACATCTAA